Proteins encoded together in one Labeo rohita strain BAU-BD-2019 chromosome 21, IGBB_LRoh.1.0, whole genome shotgun sequence window:
- the LOC127152156 gene encoding uncharacterized protein LOC127152156 — MSSSVLAIAILSVWAAHSAPEVSSVRQPTPELPSDLKPAPELPSDLKFAPEALSDHETDPEASPVGEAAPMPPEVSASAVGPPREAAFCLKLSASPLILSASSVSTVPRSQAIKRFPAPEVPSGPKSAPEVPSGPKSAPEVPSGPKSAPEVPSGPKSAPEVPSGPKSAPEVPSDLKSAPEAFPVGEAAPMPPEVSASAVEPLMERAFTSILSASSLLLSVSSVPVLPRSQTVTRVPVFPRRAAPPPALPRRTAPPPVPPWRSPAPPAPPLAPPWRTPVPPAPPPVPPWRSPAPPPVPPWRTPAPPPVPPWRSPAPPPAPP, encoded by the exons ATGTCTTCTAGCGTGCTGGCGATCGCCAttctcagtgtgtgggctgcacactcagCTCCAGAGGTCTCATCTGTTCGCCAGCCaactccagagctcccgtctgatctcaagcctgctccagagctcccgtctgatctcaagtttGCTCCGGAGGCCCTGTCTGACCACGAGACAGACCCAGAGGCCTCACCagttggagaagccgcgccaatgcctcctgaggtgtcagcttcggctgtaggtcctcctagggaggcggcgttctgcctcaaactctctgcttctccccttattctgtctgcctcctctgtctctactgttcctaggtcccaggccataaagcggtttcctgctccagaggtcccgtctggtcccaagtctgctccagaggtcccgtctggtcccaagtctgctccagaggtcccgtctggtcccaagtctgctccagaggtcccgtctggtcccaagtctgctccagaggtcccgtctggtcccaagtctgctccagag gtcccgtctgacctCAAGTCCGCCCCCGAGGCCTTCCCCGtaggagaagctgcgccaatgcctccagaggtgtcagcgtcagCTGTGGAACCTCTTATGGAGAGGGCGTTCACCTCAATACTCTCTGCTTCTTCCCttcttctgtctgtctcctctgtccctgttctccccagatCCCAGACCGTAACGCGGGTTCCTGTTTttccccggagggccgctccgcctcctgctcttCCCCGGAGGACTGCTCCacctccagttccgccctggaggagtcctgcgcctcctgctcctcctctggctccgccctggaggactcctgtgcctcctgctccgcctccagttccgccctggaggagtcctgctccgcctccagttccgccctggaggactcctgctccgcctccagttccgccctggaggagtcctgctccgcctccggctccgccctga